Genomic window (Mycoplasma leachii PG50):
ACTTACTAATATTTTATTAGTATTATTTATTAATTATCTAATATTTGTAAATAAAAAAGTTGTATTTCTACAACTCAGCATTATGATAGACGTTTTGTACATCTTCTAGTTCATCTAATTTATCTAATAAAGTTTGTAATTGCAATTTAATTTGCTCATCTTTAATTTCAATTCTTTTATCAATTGGAATAGCTCTAATTTCTGAAATTAAATACTCATCAATATTTAATTTATCTAATGATTGTTTAACACTATTATAAGCTTTAAAAGGAGCATAAATAATAATAGTTTCATCTTCACAAATTAAATCATTGATTTCTACTTCATCACTCATTAAAGCTTCTAAAACTTCATCTTCTTTTTTATTTTTAAAAGCAAACATTGCTACATCTTCAAATAAAAAACTTACTTTTCCATCTGGATTACCTTTATTTTTATTAAAAGTTTCTCTAATCATAGCAGCTGCTTTATTAACATTACTTGTTAAAGTATCAACTAAAATTGCTACATTATTAGGTCCAATACCTTCATACCTATTAGATACATAATTTTCAGCATCTCCACCAGCAGCTCTTTTAATTGCTCTTTCAATTACATCTCTTGGTATTTGATTAGCTTTAGCTTTATCAATTACGGATCTTAAAGCTAAATTTGAATTTGGATCAATTCCACCTTGTTTTGCAGCCATATAAATTTCTTTTGCTGCTCTTCCATTTGCTGCAGATTTTTTAGCAGCAGTTTTAGCCATTGAAGCGGCTCTTACTTCATGTGCTCTTCCCATATTAATACCTCTAATTTGGATTTTTCATTGAGTTTAATTTATTCATAATTAATTCTATTTGAGTTTTTACATCTAATTCAGCATCAACAACAAAAAAAGGAAAATTATAAATATTTTGTTTGTAAAACTCTTCATAGTTTTTATTTAAAGTTTCTCAATACTCATCACCAATTAGCAATTCTTCAGCTCTTCCTCTTTTTTTTATTCTACTAATTGCAGTTTTAGTTGAGACTTTTAAATAAATAACAATATCAAAGTTTAATTTGTTTTCAGGAATCTTTAAATTTTCTAAAACAACATTATTATAAAATTCAATATAAGTATTATAGTCAATTTGATCAACATTATTTAAATCATAATTAACTTTCATAAAAATAGGATCTTCTAATAAAGTTCTATCAAAAATAATATTTTCTAAATTTTTTGCTTGTTTTAATTGTTTTGATCTAGCTGTTAACATATAAATTTGCATTTTAAAAACAGTCTTTTTTAAATCTTTATAGTATTGTTCAAAATAAGGATTTTTTTCAACTGGTTCTTTAAAAATCTCATAGCCTAGTCTTTTACTAATTTCTTGAGAAATTGTTGATTTTCCAGCTCCTACAGTACCAAAAATTGCAATTTTCATAATTTCTCCTTTATTTTTTATTGTTTTGTTTTAAAGAATGATAAATACCATAAAGTTTTTTAATTTCATGAATTTTTAACTCACGATATTGACCTGGTTTTAAATTATCTATTTCTAAAAATTCAATTTTAGTTCTTTTTAGTTTTAAAAGTTGAGCTTGAATAGATTCAAACATTTTTTTAACATGATGTTTTTTACCTTCATTAATAGTTAGTTCTACAATTGAAACATTTTTTAATTTATCATATTTTACTAATTTAGCACTATAAGCTTTTGTTAAATAATTATTATCAATATATACACCTTTGATTAGTTGATTAACTTGTTGTTTACTAACTTGGCCTTGACAAAGACCTTGATATGTTTTTAAAAACTCATACTTTGGATGCATTATAAAATTAGATAATTCTCCATCATTTGTCATAATTAATAAACCACTTACATCATAATCTAAACGTCCAACTGGATAAACTCGATGGTTTAAATCTTTAAAATAATCAGCTACTGTTTTTCTTTTTTTAGGATCATACATAGTAGTTAAAACTAATCTAGGTTTATAAAATAAATAATAATATTTTTGATTATTTGAATCAGATGTTACTAATTTATTATCTATAATAATTTCAGCTTTAGGATCAATTTTTACTCCTAATTTATTAATAATTTGATTATTAACTTTAATTCTGTTTTCTAATATTAATTTTTCAGCAGTTCTTCTTGAACAATATCCTCTACTACTAATGACTTTTTGTAACCTTTCTAAGCTCATTTTTCTCCTTAAAAAAACCAATAACAAAAGTTACTGGGTGCATTTTTTATATTATCAAATAAAACAAGTAATACTAATTATTTTGATTATCTAAATTAAAATCTTCAACATTACCATACAAATCAACTGCTTGTTGAGCTTGTTTTTGTTCGTTATTGTTTTGGATTGCTTGTTTAATATCTTGTTCACTAATTACTGGCAATTCTTCAATTCCGCCTTTAATATTAAAAACTTTAAAAAAGTTATCAGTAATTGCATACAAATTACTTCTATTATTTTCTAAATCTTTACCAATTACTTTAATTAATTTTTTTTCTCTTAATTTATGAAGTTGATAACTACAATCAACATTTCTAATTTCTTCAATACTTTGTTTTGTAATTGGTTGTTTATAAGCAATAATTGATAAAACTTCTATAGTAGAATGAGATAATTTTTTATTTTCATTATATTGTTCTAATTTAGCAAAATATGGGTGTAATTCAGGTTTTGTTTGTAATCTGTAATTATTTTTTTTATAAGTTTGAATACAAAAAGCAGTAGATTGGTCAGCTAAATATTTTTTGTTTAACTCAATTATGATTTCTTTAATTTCAGTTGGCTTTAAATTTTCTAAAACAGATTGAATATCTAATAAAGAAAGACCATCATCTCCATAAATAAATAATAACCCTTCAATAATAGCACTATATTGTAGATTCATTTGCAATCACCTCTAATTGTTGAGTAATTAAGTTTTCATTTTTGATTACTTCTTTTCTTAAACAAACATAAATACGTTCATCTCTAGTATCGATTTCTAAAATTTGATATCTAACTAAATCTAGAATCGCTAAAAAAATAACAATAAAGTTTTTTAAATTAAACTCTAAAATTTCTAACAATTCTTCAAGTTTTCACTCTTTTAATTTATTTGAAGTAACTTTATTAACTATATCTAAAATTACTTCATGAACAGATAAACTTGGAGTAGTTAAAGTTTGATAAATTTCAGTTTCTAAATCAAAATCAGCTTGATAGTTAAGTGATTTTGAATTAGTAACTACATTATAAAAAATTTCTGTTAATTTATCTAAATCTAGATCATTTAAGTCAATTAAAGGTTCAGGGTTTTCAAAAATTAAATCTTTTTTAAATGTTTGTTTTGATTTTTTTTTAGAAAAAGTTTGTAAATAAACTTCTTGAGCATTAAACAATTGATCAGAAATCTCTTTTATTTGATTGTATTGACTAATTTGATAAACTAAATCATCATAATCAATTTGATCAACTTGTTCATCTTTTTGGTCTTTAACTAATAAGTATCGAGATTTTAATTCAATTAGTTGAGAAGCAATAATTAAATATTCACTAGCTATTTCTATATCTAGTTGTTGGTTTTGTTTAATATATGCTAAGTATTGATTAACAATTTCTAATAAACTTAATTCAACAATATCAAGTTTTTTTTCTTTAATCATTAATCACAATAACTCAATTGGTCCTGAAAATTGGTCAATTGTTAATTCTTGTCAGTGTTTCATTTTTTCTTTCTATAAATTATTTGAATTAATTTCAAGTAATTTATTAATATCTTTGTTTGTCTTAAAATCTAAAGTAATTTGAATAAAAATCCTACAAATAATTATAAATAAACACTCTAATTCAAATACTAAATTTACTAAATAATCTAAATTATCTAAATTAGTTTTTGTTTTTAATAAATGATTAAATAATCAAGATTGGTCTAAAAGTTTGAAAAACTGTTCACTTCTGTTTTGTGTACCTCTAGTTTTATAAAAAGCATAGCTTAAATTAGTAAAATCATTAATAAATATATATTCTTTGTATTCTTGTTGGTTTGGTTTTAAATTATAAGCTAAGTTTAAAGTATTAATAATTTTATTTAATTGATTAAAAATATTAAACATATACAAATACATACTAGTTAAGCTATGTAATTCAGAATTTTCTAATAAATATTTTTGATTTTGATCATCATAAAAACTATATTCTAAACTTTGTTTTATATAAAATAACAAAATTGGGTTTAACTTGTCAAAAATATCAAAATTAAAAAAAGCTCTTCTTGAAAATAAAATTGCTAGTAGTGTTTTTAATAAGTACAACAAGTAATTAAACTGCTCGTTTTGATTAATTAAATTAGTTTTTAAACTTTCTTTTAATAATAAATCATCTATAACATTTGTTAAATAAATACAAATGTCAAACAATTGCTCTTGAGAAAGTTCTTTTTTTTTACTTAATTTAATTAGTTCATTTAATTTATTAGTAATTAATTCATATTCACTCATAATATTTCTCTTTATTCTCTTATTAATCTAGTTATCATTTTTTGTTCTATGTCTTTTTTTGCTAAATTTATCATTTTTAATTTAATATCTTTTAGATCATTATATTCAGCAATAATATAATTTGATATTCAAATAAATGTTGCTAGATAAATTCCTAAAATATTAAAAATTAATAAACAACAAATATAATAAACATTTCTAATTTTATTAATAAATAAACTATTTTTATTAATATCAGTATTATTAATAATTTCAAATACTGATTTAAAAATACTAAATATTCCAATATTATTAACTTTACAAATACTAATTATTAAATATCAAACTGATAAAGTTAAAAACACAACTGTTAAAAAAATAGATAAAACTGAAGTTTTTAAACTTCTATAGTCTCACATTAAACTAATACCAAATCATAAATAAAACATTACAAAGAAAAATAAACCAAAAATTAACATCATTATTGTTAGTAAGTAAATATTATGAATAAAAGTCATTAAAATTACACCAAACATTGTTAAACTAGTTAAAATAGAAACTGATTTAACTATTCCAATCGATTTAACAATTATTTTATAAAATAAATAACCTAATAACATTTCACCTAAAATAAAACAAATTCTAAATGATTGTAAATAATTTCAAATATTTAAATTATTAACAGAACTTTGTTTTAGTTTAGCTACTAAAAATAGTTCAAAAATATCTGATCTAATAATTACATTTACACTTATAATTAAAAAACTCATTACAATTAAACCAATTAAAACTTTATAATCATATCTTTGTAATTGTTCAATAATCTCATCTTTATATTTAACTACTTTAGTTTTTCTTTCTTTTATAAATATCGAAACAACTAAACAAGTAAATAAACAAAATAAACTTAAAACAAAAATTGGTCAAGTTGTAAAACTAGTTTGATTAGATATTAAATTTAAGTTTAATAAACTATAAATTTGATAACTTATAAAACTTGCAAAACTAACAACAAATCCAGCTTTTATACTACTAAAAACTGGAAATAATCTTTCATTAAATTGTTCATTAAAAAATAAAAAATAAATGATTTGACATGAAATTCCAACTCCTATAAATAAAGTTATAAAAATAAGAGAAACTATATTTATACTAGATAAAAAAGCAATCATTATACTTATAAAACAACTAAATAAACCAATTCAAATTCAAATTCTTCTACTTTGTAGTTTTAAAGTTAGTCATAAAGCTAGTGGATTTAAAATAGTAGCATATAAAAAATAACTAGTTAAAAAAAGTAAAACAGTAAGTATTGAACTTGGTAAAGTTTTTAAAATTGGTGAATCAACACTATTTGTAATTATTTGAATTAAAAAGTTAATAACTATTCAAAAACTACTAATTTCAAGATAAAATAATCCTTTTTGTTTAGAAATACTATTTTTATAAAATAAATAAATAGCAACAATTAGTCAAATAATTATTAATAAAGGATTTACTATATATAAATCTCATCTAAACAACTTATTCACCACTTCTCTAATTAACTATTTATATTATAAATAAAAGCATATAAATAAAATTTAAAATTATCTATAAAAACTAAGTTTTATAAATTTAAAAAAATTTTATAAATAATTAATAATTATAAGCTAAAGTTTATAAAAAAGAATTTTACTTTGAATTTAAGAAGTGTTATTAAAAAACGCAAAAATGTTTATTATTAAAATACTACTAGAAAAACTAAAAAATTTTTTAATATATCATAAAAAAATTAAAAATCAAAGGTTCTATTTTTATATTTAGTTGTTGGTTCACTAAATTCTTTAATGTTTTTTATAAAAATTTCTTTATTATAGTTTTGACGTTTTTTTATAGAATCTAACATTGATTGTTCTAAATAATTATCTTGTAAAAATATATAATAAGTAATTGTATTTTTAGCTCCAATACGATGATTTCTTTTTAAAGCTTGAACATGATAACCATAAGTTGTTAGAGAAAATAAAATAGTTTTATCATATTCTTGCCAATTGTTTCCTGTTGATCCAGAAAAATAATTTGCAATAATTACACGTTTTTTATTATTAGTCTTATTCTTTTTATCTAAATTTAAATATTCTAAATAATTAATGATATCTTTTTTATTACCATTTCAAATATCAATTTTATAATCTAGTTTTTTACAAATTTTATAAATTTCATCAAACTCAGGATCGTAATTATAAAAAATAATGTAATTATCACTTTTATCAATTAAAAGTTGTTCTAGTTTATTTAATCTTGAATAATCAAATCAATAATAATCCTTACTATTACCTTGAAATCCAATTGAAATTTGTCTAGTTCTTAATCATAAAGATGCATCATCACTAGCTATCCATTTATCATCAGGATAGCTTAAGTTTTTATAATATGGGTTTTTAATAAGATTTAATTCTCTTGGCTTATAGTCTGATTTAATATTATTTTTATTACAAAAGTTTAATAAATCATATTCTGTTACTTTTTTATTTGTAAATAATTCAAATTCATTACTAATTGGTAGTTTTAAACCAATAAAATGTTGTTTTGGTAAATATATTGTTGGAATATTTTTAGTAGTTAAAGCAAATTGATTAATTAATTGTTCTAATTGTTTTATATTTTTATAACCATTAATTTTATAAACTTTACGATAGGCGTTATTAAATTGAGTTTTAATACAAAATTGTTCTTCAAAATGATATCTACTCATTTTTAAACCTAAAAATTTCAACTGATTAAACATATCAATAGCTCCAGTAGTTTGCGGAGTTCCACTTAATAAGTATAAATAAGTTTTAAAAGTTTGTTTTTGAACTAAATCAATAAAATTTTTAATACCAATTGAAATTAAAGCTCTTGAATTTTTAATATTTTGGCTTTCATCAAGAATAATAGCTATTTTTTGATTTTTATGTATATTAACAAAATCAGATAAATAACTAAAAAAGTTTTCTTTATTAATATTTAATAAAAATGAATGATAATTAATGATAATCGCTTCTTTTTGATTATTATTAAAACTGGCATTTTTTAAGTTAGTTTTTAAATAAACTTTAAATTTTAAATCATTTTGTAAATAATTTGTAAAACTAGCGTCTTGATCAGCAGTTTCTAAAGTTTTACTTCTACTAGCAATTACAATAATTGCATCAACTTGATTAATTTCACAAAAACCTAAACTTAAAATTGTTTTTCCACTACCCATATCTAAAAACAATCCTAACTGATTTTTATGTTTATTTTTAATAATCAATTCTTTTTGCCAATCAAATAATTTATTAAAAATTGTCATAATATATCCTTAATTTCATAATATAATTTCACTAATAAAAAAACAAGTAATAAAATACTTGTTTTATTTTGCTTTTTTAATAGCATTCATTGTTTTTTTAATATCAGCTTCAGATGGTTTTCTTCCCATGCTCATATACATAGATCTAATTTGTTTTTCAGTAATTGGTGGGTTTTCTTTTAATTGTTTTTTAACCATATATCTAGTAATTACAAACCCTAAAATTAATCCAATAATAATTGCTAGAATAATTACACCAATTAGCATTCCAGCTAACTCACCATTTGAAAAAGTTTTTGTTAATAACATTAAAATTTCTCTTTTCTATTTATTTAAGTTCTCTAATATTTTATTTGTAATATTTTCTTTAGTAAATCCAAACTCTTTAATTACATTATTAGCTGGAGCTGATTCACCAAAGCAATCAATTCCATAAACTAAACCATCATCACCAACATATTTATATCAAATCGCACTTGTTCCCATTTCAATTGCAATTCTTTTTGTTTTTTTATCTATGATTTGATCTTGATATTTTTTATCTTGCTTATCAAATAAATTAGTTGAAACCATTGAAACTACTTTTGCTTTTAGGTTGTGTTTTAATAATTCTTCTTTTATATCAATTGCTAAACTAACTTCACTACCACTAGCTATTAAAGTAATAGTT
Coding sequences:
- a CDS encoding deoxynucleoside kinase, which codes for MKIAIFGTVGAGKSTISQEISKRLGYEIFKEPVEKNPYFEQYYKDLKKTVFKMQIYMLTARSKQLKQAKNLENIIFDRTLLEDPIFMKVNYDLNNVDQIDYNTYIEFYNNVVLENLKIPENKLNFDIVIYLKVSTKTAISRIKKRGRAEELLIGDEYWETLNKNYEEFYKQNIYNFPFFVVDAELDVKTQIELIMNKLNSMKNPN
- a CDS encoding SNF2-related protein; this translates as MTIFNKLFDWQKELIIKNKHKNQLGLFLDMGSGKTILSLGFCEINQVDAIIVIASRSKTLETADQDASFTNYLQNDLKFKVYLKTNLKNASFNNNQKEAIIINYHSFLLNINKENFFSYLSDFVNIHKNQKIAIILDESQNIKNSRALISIGIKNFIDLVQKQTFKTYLYLLSGTPQTTGAIDMFNQLKFLGLKMSRYHFEEQFCIKTQFNNAYRKVYKINGYKNIKQLEQLINQFALTTKNIPTIYLPKQHFIGLKLPISNEFELFTNKKVTEYDLLNFCNKNNIKSDYKPRELNLIKNPYYKNLSYPDDKWIASDDASLWLRTRQISIGFQGNSKDYYWFDYSRLNKLEQLLIDKSDNYIIFYNYDPEFDEIYKICKKLDYKIDIWNGNKKDIINYLEYLNLDKKNKTNNKKRVIIANYFSGSTGNNWQEYDKTILFSLTTYGYHVQALKRNHRIGAKNTITYYIFLQDNYLEQSMLDSIKKRQNYNKEIFIKNIKEFSEPTTKYKNRTFDF
- the scpB gene encoding SMC-Scp complex subunit ScpB — its product is MNLQYSAIIEGLLFIYGDDGLSLLDIQSVLENLKPTEIKEIIIELNKKYLADQSTAFCIQTYKKNNYRLQTKPELHPYFAKLEQYNENKKLSHSTIEVLSIIAYKQPITKQSIEEIRNVDCSYQLHKLREKKLIKVIGKDLENNRSNLYAITDNFFKVFNIKGGIEELPVISEQDIKQAIQNNNEQKQAQQAVDLYGNVEDFNLDNQNN
- a CDS encoding pseudouridine synthase; translation: MSLERLQKVISSRGYCSRRTAEKLILENRIKVNNQIINKLGVKIDPKAEIIIDNKLVTSDSNNQKYYYLFYKPRLVLTTMYDPKKRKTVADYFKDLNHRVYPVGRLDYDVSGLLIMTNDGELSNFIMHPKYEFLKTYQGLCQGQVSKQQVNQLIKGVYIDNNYLTKAYSAKLVKYDKLKNVSIVELTINEGKKHHVKKMFESIQAQLLKLKRTKIEFLEIDNLKPGQYRELKIHEIKKLYGIYHSLKQNNKK
- a CDS encoding YebC/PmpR family DNA-binding transcriptional regulator — translated: MGRAHEVRAASMAKTAAKKSAANGRAAKEIYMAAKQGGIDPNSNLALRSVIDKAKANQIPRDVIERAIKRAAGGDAENYVSNRYEGIGPNNVAILVDTLTSNVNKAAAMIRETFNKNKGNPDGKVSFLFEDVAMFAFKNKKEDEVLEALMSDEVEINDLICEDETIIIYAPFKAYNSVKQSLDKLNIDEYLISEIRAIPIDKRIEIKDEQIKLQLQTLLDKLDELEDVQNVYHNAEL
- a CDS encoding MFS cation transporter translates to MNKLFRWDLYIVNPLLIIIWLIVAIYLFYKNSISKQKGLFYLEISSFWIVINFLIQIITNSVDSPILKTLPSSILTVLLFLTSYFLYATILNPLALWLTLKLQSRRIWIWIGLFSCFISIMIAFLSSINIVSLIFITLFIGVGISCQIIYFLFFNEQFNERLFPVFSSIKAGFVVSFASFISYQIYSLLNLNLISNQTSFTTWPIFVLSLFCLFTCLVVSIFIKERKTKVVKYKDEIIEQLQRYDYKVLIGLIVMSFLIISVNVIIRSDIFELFLVAKLKQSSVNNLNIWNYLQSFRICFILGEMLLGYLFYKIIVKSIGIVKSVSILTSLTMFGVILMTFIHNIYLLTIMMLIFGLFFFVMFYLWFGISLMWDYRSLKTSVLSIFLTVVFLTLSVWYLIISICKVNNIGIFSIFKSVFEIINNTDINKNSLFINKIRNVYYICCLLIFNILGIYLATFIWISNYIIAEYNDLKDIKLKMINLAKKDIEQKMITRLIRE
- a CDS encoding YneF family protein; the encoded protein is MLLTKTFSNGELAGMLIGVIILAIIIGLILGFVITRYMVKKQLKENPPITEKQIRSMYMSMGRKPSEADIKKTMNAIKKAK
- a CDS encoding segregation and condensation protein A, yielding MKHWQELTIDQFSGPIELLWLMIKEKKLDIVELSLLEIVNQYLAYIKQNQQLDIEIASEYLIIASQLIELKSRYLLVKDQKDEQVDQIDYDDLVYQISQYNQIKEISDQLFNAQEVYLQTFSKKKSKQTFKKDLIFENPEPLIDLNDLDLDKLTEIFYNVVTNSKSLNYQADFDLETEIYQTLTTPSLSVHEVILDIVNKVTSNKLKEWKLEELLEILEFNLKNFIVIFLAILDLVRYQILEIDTRDERIYVCLRKEVIKNENLITQQLEVIANESTI